One Methylobacterium sp. 77 DNA window includes the following coding sequences:
- a CDS encoding DUF4239 domain-containing protein yields MLTFWLDQPVWLIFGFLALFISAWCFVLVALTNAKRTRPFILFVGTGIAPAFVGVVSVLLSLLIGFVANDAWERQRQASRIVQTESGHARAVFNLSRSVSKDLPDIRIMLAEYIEAIVVEEWPAMANGGNASPKADLAFGRLLQAVVAPNFDIVVGRANHSALLGAVLSLQTARSERLALSEVEGDDSKWATLLALSALTLLIIASIHTERPLSQAITLAMFGMAMVITLGVVAMHERPFDGPLALSPRLLEKVYTVVAPGN; encoded by the coding sequence ATGCTCACGTTCTGGCTCGATCAACCGGTCTGGCTCATCTTCGGGTTTCTCGCCCTCTTCATATCGGCCTGGTGCTTCGTCCTGGTGGCGCTGACGAACGCGAAGCGGACACGCCCGTTCATCCTGTTCGTCGGCACCGGCATCGCACCCGCCTTCGTCGGCGTCGTCTCGGTGCTGCTCTCGCTGCTGATCGGCTTCGTCGCCAACGATGCCTGGGAGCGCCAGCGCCAGGCATCCCGCATCGTGCAGACGGAGAGCGGCCATGCCCGCGCCGTGTTCAACCTCAGCCGATCGGTGTCCAAGGATCTGCCGGACATCCGCATCATGCTGGCCGAATACATCGAGGCGATCGTCGTCGAGGAATGGCCGGCGATGGCGAATGGCGGGAATGCCTCACCCAAGGCGGATCTCGCCTTCGGCCGCCTGCTGCAGGCTGTGGTCGCGCCGAATTTCGATATCGTGGTGGGCAGGGCGAACCACTCGGCGCTGCTCGGCGCCGTGCTCAGCCTGCAGACCGCCCGCAGCGAGCGGCTCGCCCTCAGCGAGGTGGAGGGCGACGACAGCAAATGGGCGACCCTCCTCGCGCTCTCCGCCCTCACACTCCTGATCATCGCCTCCATCCATACGGAGCGCCCGCTGTCGCAAGCCATCACCCTGGCGATGTTCGGCATGGCGATGGTGATCACGCTCGGCGTGGTCGCCATGCACGAACGTCCCTTCGACGGGCCGCTCGCGCTCAGTCCGAGGCTTCTGGAGAAAGTCTATACGGTGGTCGCGCCGGGCAACTGA
- a CDS encoding CopG family transcriptional regulator, translating into MADNVRDLRPKAPDSEKLTLNLGFVDLGQIDLLVRDGFYANRADFIRTAVRNQLDRQGDAVKQSVARKQLSIGLSHYTIRDLEAARDAGMPLHIQVLGLASIAVDVTPELAREAIASVQVLGAFQASPAVKAALADRIA; encoded by the coding sequence ATGGCGGACAATGTTCGGGACCTTCGTCCCAAGGCGCCCGACAGTGAGAAGCTGACCCTCAATCTCGGCTTCGTCGATCTCGGCCAGATCGACCTCCTGGTCCGGGACGGTTTCTACGCCAACCGCGCCGATTTCATCCGGACGGCCGTGCGCAACCAGCTCGACCGGCAGGGTGACGCGGTGAAGCAATCGGTCGCCCGCAAGCAGCTCAGCATCGGCCTGTCCCACTACACGATCCGCGACCTCGAGGCCGCCAGGGATGCCGGGATGCCTCTCCATATCCAGGTGCTCGGCCTCGCCAGCATCGCCGTCGACGTGACGCCGGAACTGGCCCGCGAAGCCATCGCCTCGGTGCAGGTGCTCGGCGCATTCCAGGCCAGTCCTGCGGTCAAGGCAGCCCTGGCCGACCGCATCGCCTGA
- the dinB gene encoding DNA polymerase IV: MSSPDDDVPVRKIIHIDMDAFYASVEQRDDPALRGRPLAVGGSRERGVVAAASYEARVFGVRSAMASVTARRLCPDLVFVKPRFEVYRGISEEIRAVFAEHTAIIEPVALDEAYLDVTENLQGLATATEVARVIRADILARTGLVASAGVSYNKFLAKVASDFRKPDALFVITPAMGPGFVEDLPIGRFHGVGPVTEAKMKRLGILTGRDLRARSLAELQAAFGSSAPYYHSVARGIDERQVRAHRIRKSVGAESTFSEDLNGFDAMAGRLEPLIDKVWTSCTAKNVSGRTVTLKVKFSDFVQITRAQSFEVPINEREAMLHSVLGLLRTVFPLRRSVRLLGVSLSGLHHGQPEGPCQLGLAI, from the coding sequence ATGTCGAGCCCCGATGACGACGTCCCCGTCCGCAAGATCATCCATATCGACATGGATGCCTTCTATGCGTCCGTGGAGCAGCGCGACGATCCGGCCCTGCGCGGTCGGCCCCTGGCGGTCGGCGGCTCGCGCGAGCGTGGCGTCGTGGCCGCCGCCAGCTACGAGGCGCGGGTCTTCGGCGTGCGCTCGGCCATGGCCTCGGTCACGGCCCGGCGCCTATGTCCCGACCTGGTCTTCGTCAAACCGCGTTTCGAGGTCTACCGGGGGATCTCGGAGGAGATCCGTGCGGTGTTCGCCGAGCATACCGCGATCATCGAGCCGGTGGCGCTCGACGAAGCCTATCTCGATGTCACCGAGAACCTGCAGGGTCTTGCCACCGCCACGGAAGTCGCGCGGGTCATCCGGGCCGACATCCTCGCGCGGACCGGCCTCGTCGCCTCGGCGGGCGTGTCCTACAACAAGTTCCTCGCCAAGGTCGCCTCGGACTTCCGCAAGCCCGACGCGCTGTTCGTGATCACGCCCGCGATGGGGCCGGGCTTCGTCGAGGATCTGCCCATCGGACGGTTCCACGGCGTCGGCCCCGTCACCGAAGCGAAGATGAAGCGCCTCGGCATCCTCACCGGTCGCGACCTCAGGGCCCGCTCGCTGGCGGAATTGCAGGCGGCCTTCGGCAGTTCGGCGCCCTATTACCACTCGGTCGCGCGCGGCATCGACGAGCGACAGGTGCGCGCGCATCGCATCCGCAAGTCGGTGGGGGCCGAGAGCACCTTCTCCGAGGATCTGAACGGGTTCGACGCCATGGCCGGGCGATTGGAGCCGCTGATCGACAAGGTCTGGACGTCCTGCACCGCCAAGAACGTTTCAGGGCGCACCGTGACGCTCAAGGTGAAGTTCTCGGATTTCGTCCAGATCACCCGGGCGCAGTCTTTCGAGGTTCCGATCAATGAGCGCGAAGCGATGCTGCACTCGGTCCTCGGCCTGCTCCGCACCGTGTTCCCGCTCCGACGCAGCGTCCGCCTTCTCGGCGTGTCCCTGTCGGGCCTGCATCATGGTCAGCCCGAGGGACCGTGCCAGCTCGGATTGGCGATCTGA
- a CDS encoding zinc ribbon domain-containing protein, with translation MRSSRRLSERWLTLGLWLIAILFAWFLIGLGSLVVGDLPQVENRYTLEQFLDGAEDGPAAESLKQIRRELDDNRRRTEQEQLALDAARSASEAARETFANWLKTRDATQRVDQDPDLIARTQTLDALKAAERTVEERLEGLAKARLDLSEREETRMRAESDLRAAAQVKLDAVEREQELRVFGYRLALTVPLLALAGWLLLKRRRTRNWPFVWGFAFAAAFAFFVELVPYMPSYGGYVQYGVGVLATLIAGRAAIGALQSYNERQKLAETRSTEERRGEIATDQALQRLAKKSCPGCERPIALDDPSLNFCPHCGLGVFERCPACDQRKSTFERFCRACGTPSAQAVDVY, from the coding sequence ATGCGCTCCAGCCGAAGACTGTCCGAACGCTGGCTGACGCTCGGGCTCTGGCTCATCGCCATCCTTTTCGCGTGGTTCCTGATCGGCCTCGGCTCCCTCGTCGTCGGCGACCTGCCGCAGGTCGAGAACCGCTACACCCTCGAACAATTCCTCGACGGGGCCGAGGACGGACCGGCCGCCGAATCCCTGAAGCAGATCCGCCGAGAGCTGGACGACAATCGGCGCCGGACGGAGCAGGAGCAGCTCGCCCTCGATGCCGCGCGCTCGGCCTCGGAGGCGGCGCGGGAGACCTTCGCCAACTGGCTGAAGACCCGCGACGCGACGCAGCGCGTCGACCAGGATCCCGACCTCATCGCACGCACGCAGACGCTCGATGCGCTGAAGGCTGCCGAACGGACCGTCGAGGAACGGCTGGAAGGTCTGGCGAAGGCCCGGCTGGATCTCTCCGAGCGGGAGGAAACCCGGATGAGGGCGGAGAGCGACCTGCGCGCGGCGGCCCAGGTCAAGCTCGACGCCGTGGAGCGTGAGCAGGAGCTGCGCGTCTTCGGATACCGCCTCGCCTTGACGGTGCCGCTTCTGGCGCTGGCCGGCTGGTTGCTCCTGAAGCGACGCCGGACCCGCAACTGGCCCTTCGTCTGGGGCTTCGCCTTCGCGGCGGCCTTCGCCTTCTTCGTCGAACTCGTCCCCTACATGCCGAGCTACGGCGGATACGTGCAGTATGGCGTCGGCGTCCTCGCCACCCTCATCGCCGGCCGGGCCGCGATCGGCGCCCTGCAATCCTACAACGAGCGCCAGAAGCTCGCGGAAACCCGCTCGACGGAGGAGCGTCGCGGCGAGATCGCGACCGATCAGGCGCTCCAGCGCCTCGCCAAGAAGTCCTGCCCGGGCTGCGAGCGGCCGATCGCCCTCGACGATCCGAGCCTGAACTTCTGCCCCCATTGCGGCCTCGGCGTCTTCGAGCGCTGCCCGGCCTGCGATCAGCGCAAGAGCACCTTCGAGCGCTTCTGCCGCGCCTGCGGAACGCCTTCCGCGCAGGCGGTGGACGTGTACTAG
- a CDS encoding PHB depolymerase family esterase, with amino-acid sequence MTVFSKIDMSEVTRLTRAGQLNEAMALLQGRPASGTPARAGSVPEASNVGATIDMVAPSLSGGAWTAPGIGPDTEEAPAHAKAFARPSLAETIRSLRERFPKMGAMPEFGGGLGAGLGGGLGSSRGVTVAVPAGARFEERSFANAAGSRSYKVYVPSSYTGQALPVVIMLHGCTQNPDDFAAGTRMNELAEEQTFLVAYPGQPQSANMQKCWNWFNASDQQRDRGEPSLIAGIALEVVKEFLADPSRVYAAGLSAGGAAAAIMASTYPDVFAAIGVHSGLACGAARDMPSAFAAMNGGGTPAARKDGTGVPTIVFHGDADRTVCPVNGEQVIAQALSGETLTRVVTQGESGQGMSFTRTVQSSASGRAMVEHWALHGAGHAWSGGSTDGSYTDPRGPDASREMMRFFMAHSTSPAQPRH; translated from the coding sequence ATGACCGTTTTCTCCAAGATCGACATGAGCGAGGTGACCCGTCTCACCCGCGCCGGCCAGTTGAACGAGGCGATGGCCCTGCTTCAGGGCAGGCCCGCCTCCGGGACGCCCGCACGGGCGGGCAGCGTCCCCGAGGCATCGAACGTTGGCGCGACCATCGACATGGTGGCGCCGTCCCTCTCCGGGGGCGCCTGGACCGCTCCGGGCATCGGACCGGACACCGAAGAGGCACCCGCGCATGCGAAAGCCTTCGCGCGGCCGAGTCTCGCGGAGACGATACGGAGCCTGCGCGAGCGTTTCCCCAAGATGGGCGCCATGCCGGAATTCGGCGGGGGATTGGGCGCGGGGCTCGGCGGCGGACTTGGATCGTCGCGTGGCGTCACCGTCGCGGTGCCGGCGGGGGCGCGGTTCGAGGAGCGAAGCTTCGCCAACGCGGCGGGCAGTCGCTCGTACAAGGTCTACGTCCCGAGCAGTTATACCGGCCAGGCACTTCCCGTGGTGATCATGCTGCACGGATGCACCCAGAACCCGGACGATTTTGCCGCCGGCACCCGCATGAACGAATTGGCCGAGGAGCAGACCTTCCTGGTGGCGTATCCCGGCCAGCCGCAATCGGCCAACATGCAGAAATGCTGGAACTGGTTCAACGCGAGCGACCAGCAGCGGGACCGCGGCGAACCCTCGCTGATCGCCGGAATCGCCCTGGAGGTGGTGAAGGAATTCTTGGCCGATCCGAGCCGGGTCTACGCGGCGGGCCTGTCGGCAGGCGGGGCTGCGGCCGCGATCATGGCGTCCACCTATCCCGACGTGTTCGCGGCAATCGGCGTCCATTCGGGGCTCGCCTGCGGTGCCGCTCGCGACATGCCCTCCGCCTTCGCGGCGATGAATGGCGGCGGCACCCCTGCGGCGCGGAAGGACGGGACCGGCGTGCCGACCATCGTCTTCCACGGCGATGCCGACAGGACGGTGTGCCCCGTCAACGGCGAGCAGGTCATCGCGCAGGCGCTGTCCGGCGAGACGCTGACCCGCGTCGTGACCCAGGGAGAATCCGGGCAGGGGATGAGCTTCACCCGCACGGTCCAATCGAGCGCCTCGGGACGCGCCATGGTCGAGCATTGGGCCCTGCATGGGGCGGGGCATGCCTGGTCCGGCGGGAGCACGGACGGCAGCTACACCGACCCGCGCGGTCCCGATGCCAGCCGTGAGATGATGCGCTTCTTCATGGCCCACTCGACCTCGCCCGCCCAACCACGGCACTGA